In the Danaus plexippus chromosome 16 unlocalized genomic scaffold, MEX_DaPlex mxdp_31, whole genome shotgun sequence genome, one interval contains:
- the LOC116771709 gene encoding protein artichoke-like, which translates to MKKGGFILSVTTYLAYLYGFECNLSRNCESVLNNATCSFEVTCFGDFSEIVTEIFDNAGRCPATVFNVNNGNYYVPITLIYKSSIFFPSLINDRSFFIYVVRTLDLSGNNFDFQPTISTMYGLNSLNLSHNDISNAQLFNHEYELPNLRDIDLSHNAISNLDVTDSSSDYWFDNLIKINLSYNNIIKIPYQFFKYFKVLTTLDLSYNNISIVTSDTFEGISGLKYLNISSNKIIDINTSLFRFVQLIELNLSYNQISNVNKNNFDQLYELRELDISNNFIENIDDIVFVDVMPNLAIINVKYNRIRTLRKNLFLDLNNLKEIDFSYNNITYLPKNMFLRRNITFFSIKGNNLSGPLEKGLFEGMDSIPILDISHQSIRSVEDYTFFGLTKLTQLLLNDNRISNLTKNCFLSLQTLQRIDLSNNFIIRIDFVTSDLLSLQYFAVSNNLVEKIDVTDFFYLHKLQYLDLSRNNISKVYPKTFQMLSSLENLYLSKNPLVGSLDENTFDGLYSVPLLDLSGSSLTIIKNNSFSGMIHLYDLNISHSNITELEYNSFLNTDNIEIIDLSYNYLSRFSVNTSHLKSLRDLRLSNNVLKSLSQDYFKDLFNLNKLTLSHNDVLSLQDNIFKDQKLLHYLDLSYNTNFNSDFSFMKYSHKLQTLILSGTPNNFSFAEMTEFPLIELDISNCYIKNVTKIILQKVKDIKFLFLSNNNITHIEFGAFSHLNYVEEIDMSYNSIQYIEPGAFNDCHKLNFLNISHNYLPHIKYGVFRSLAYLTILDVSFNSIGDLEMARFDELPNLSELIVDHNRISEIDVNDLQRTGLRKLSIGDNPLPCNKLKELKDIGGPMLEITGLRYVYSKDESFKGVGCNYDKHIPYQIPDRRTNYVRHNDSVSEKILIDIRDILFNISSKNIDNDEENKINTNSDLKNSTKSLTENILRLTNITSLVEKESKTTNQYLERLLKLVAAVKSFRSTPIIQTNLNNDTNDLSKLREELANSIVIEKEKMLAEIGEKFLNINERIDALISSTVHTPLNEKLEIFEESKSTVFMEVCVVLILLILICFILYKLYKSRCYIRNQWSVSTRHITDMDNSNL; encoded by the exons ATGAAGAAAGGAGGTTTTATTTTGA gtGTCACAACTTATTTGGCATATCTCTATGGATTTGAATGTAATCTATCTCGTAACTGCGAATCTGTTTTAAACAATGCAACCTGTTCGTTCGAAGTTACCTGCTTTGGTGATTTCAGTGAGATTGTTACGGAAATATTTGACAACGCAGGCCGTTGTCCTGCAACAGTCTTTAATGTGAATAATGGAAATTATTATGTACCGAtaacattgatttataaatcCAGTATTTTCTTCCCAAGCCTTATTAATGACCGctcatttttcatatatgtagTAAGAACATTAGATCTCAGtggtaataattttgattttcaacCTACCATTTCTACAATGTATGGTTTAAATAGCTTAAATTTATCTCATAACGATATATCTAATGCACAACTTTTTAACCATGAATATGAACTTCCTAACTTAAGAGATATAGATCTTTCCCATAACGCCATATCCAACTTAGACGTAACCGATTCCAGTAGTGATTATTGGTTTGacaatctcattaaaataaacctatcatataacaatataattaaaataccttatcagttttttaaatatttcaaggtTTTAACAACTTTGGATctgtcttataataatatttctatagtaACGTCAGATACATTTGAAGGTATTTCaggattgaaatatttaaatatttcctcaaataaaatcattgatataaatactTCACTATTCAGATTCGTTCAGCTCATTGAACTGAATCTCAGTTACAATCaaatatcaaatgtaaataaaaacaatttcgaTCAATTATATGAGTTAAGAGAACTGgatataagtaataactttattgaaaatatagatGATATTGTCTTTGTTGATGTTATGCCGAATTTAGCAATAATAAATGTGAAGTATAATCGTATAAGGACTTTACgaaaaaacttgtttttggacctaaataatttgaaggaaattgatttttcatataacaatatCACCTATTTACCCAAAAATATGTTCCTTAGAAGAAATATCactttttttagtataaaggGCAACAACTTGTCAGGACCTCTAGAAAAAGGGCTATTTGAAGGAATGGATTCAATACCTATTTTAGATATAAGCCATCAAAGCATTAGATCTGTTGAAGACTATACATTTTTCGGTCTAACAAAACTGACACagctattattaaatgataatcgCATAAGTAATTTGacgaaaaattgttttttatcacTCCAAACTTTACAGCGTATTGATTTAtcgaataactttataataagaatagaTTTCGTTACATCGGATCTCCTAAGTCTCCAGTACTTCGCTGtgtcaaataatttagttgaaaaaatagatgtaacagattttttttacctgCACAAGTTGCAGTATTTGGATTTATCTCGAAACAATATTTCGAAGGTTTACCCAAAAACCTTTCAAATGTTAAGTTCTTTAGAGAACCTCTATCTATCAAAAAATCCTTTAGTTGGTAGCTTAGACGAGAACACTTTCGACGGTTTATACAGCGTCCCGTTATTAGATTTGTCAGGTAGTTCCTTaactatcataaaaaataattcatttagtgGCATGATTCATTTGTATGATCTTAATATCTCTCATAGTAACATTACTGAATTGGAGTACAACTCTTTCTTAAATACAGacaacattgaaataatagaTTTGTCGTATAACTATTTGAGTCGTTTTTCCGTAAACACAAGTCATTTAAAATCTCTTAGGGACTTACGTCTgagtaataatgttttaaaaagtttgtctcaagattattttaaagatttatttaatttaaataaactaacgtTGTCTCATAACGATGTCCTGTCGTTACAAGACAATATTTTCAAGGACcaaaaacttttacattatttgGATTTGTCATAtaacacaaattttaatagtgaCTTCTCTTTTATGAAGTATTCACACAAATTACAGACTCTTATATTATCGGGTACTCCGAATAACTTTTCCTTTGCCGAAATGACAGAATTTCCGTTAATTGAATTAGATATTTCTAActgctatataaaaaatgttactaaAATAATCCTACAGAAAgtgaaagatataaaatttttatttttaagcaataataatatcaccCATATCGAGTTCGGAGCTTTTTCACATTTGAATTACGTCGAGGAAATTGATATGAGTTATAATAGTATTCAATATATAGAACCAGGCGCGTTCAATGATTgtcacaaattaaattttctgaatATTTCCCACAACTATTTaccacatataaaatatggtgTATTTAGGAGTTTGgcatatttaactattttagaTGTATCGTTTAATTCAATTGGGGATTTAGAAATGGCTCGTTTTGATGAACTACCGAATTTATCCGAACTAATTGTAGATCATAATAGAATATCTGAAATAGACGTGAATGACCTGCAACGCACGGGGCTACGTAAATTAAGTATTGGTGATAATCCTTTACCTTGCAACAAATTAAAAGAACTAAAGGATATTGGTGGTCCGATGCTAGAAATTACGGGCTTGAGATATGTGTATTCAAAGGACGAAAGCTTTAAAGGCGTAGGGTGTAATTATGACAAACACATACCTTACCAAATACCAGATAGAAGAACAAATTATGTAAGACACAATGACAGTGTAagtgagaaaattttaattgatattaggGACATTCTTTTCAATATAAGTTCAAAGAATATTGATAAtgatgaagaaaataaaataaatactaattctGATCTTAAAAACTCAACAAAATCACTAACAGAAAACATTTTGCGTTTGACTAATATCACTTCACTCGTTGAAAAAGAAAGCAAAACCACAAATCAATACTTGGAAAGACTTCTAAAATTAGTTGCAGCTGTTAAATCTTTTAGGTCCACGCctataatacaaacaaatttgaaTAACGACACTAATGACCTTTCTAAACTAAGGGAAGAACTTGCAAATAGTATTGTTATagagaaagaaaaaatgttgGCCGAGATAGgtgagaaatttttaaatataaatgagcgTATCGATGCCCTTATTTCTTCTACGGTACATACGCCACTAAATGaaaaacttgaaatatttGAGGAATCCAAATCAACTGTTTTTATGGAGGTTTGTGTTGTTCTAATACTGCTCATTTTAATCTGTTTCATTTTGTACAAGCTGTATAAATCTAGATGTTACATAAGAAATCAATGGTCAGTAAGTACTCGTCATATAACTGATATGGATAACTCAAATTTGTAA
- the LOC116771712 gene encoding toll-like receptor 6 — MRLVVISLLILTASYKIRCCSVNKIPATHCDYRIQCINNLNHINLEKECGGSSNYDVTIALTLHNATDSFQTESDPSILQAITTLTVFGNWPQTKLSFLEHMYRLKNLNVIYSNIQIVEDNPLNHLFNLESVDFSHNGLTDVGEVFVFEKRPFKLHKISLSYNAIVEIPGYTFEDVTSLIELDLSHNMIENLNDKPFTNLTNLEILKLDHNRIKNLQGAMNELFNLKHLYLRYNELNNIDLESLKTINHLKTFDISVNHLEELNDAIFLRHWEHFNGYFICKINLSKNRLTYIPNAMILDAGHETHTKKSVATELDLSGNTITDIDFNAFQSIEHLISLDVSDNKLMTFDVNPENLSSVKYLNLSCNFLRTLQYRSFSLMRNLENLDVSHNLLEYFPDQSLINTHQLRHINVTMNDIVDLHNLRITFHPAGGVLDMSNNSLSVLRIPVNEAVGLTELILKSNNITDAYLIQLKDAPNLVRLDMSRNIISDLDESSLQLPETLVYIDLNFNEIQRIGPSSFYRVPNLKTLRLSHNRIQNLQYGSFSGLSNLLNLDLSHNQIGYLDSKLLMDLKFLTILSLRYNNMHSLNDDSWIHHKQELKIYLDGNDLSCNWLAKTLNNYNNGYSKVQPKVLQPVVEGNSIEGIPCTQEVENTEIDQKYVIDERLLKAVQKILEAVQNQTLYLKKINWLSILQNARNNMASNANEP; from the exons ATGAGactag TTGTAATCTCATTACTAATTTTAACcgcttcatataaaataagatgctGTTCTGTAAACAAAATCCCAGCCACCCATTGCGATTATCGCATACAATGCATTAACAATTTGAACCATATAAACTTGGAAAAGGAATGTGGCGGATCAAGTAACTATGACGTCACCATCGCTTTGACTCTCCACAACGCTACGGATTCGTTTCAAACCGAGAGCGACCCCAGCATTTTACAAGCAATTACTACTCTCACGGTATTTGGAAACTGGCCCCAAACTAAACTTTCATTTCTGGAACACATGTACagattaaagaatttaaatgtcatatataGCAATATACAAATAGTTGAAGATAATCCTCTGAACCACCTCTTCAATCTGGAGAGTGTAGATTTTTCACATAACGGTTTAACAGATGTCGgagaagtttttgtatttgaaaagcGTCCATTTAAATTGCATAAAATATCACTCTCATATAATGCGATCGTCGAGATCCCGGGCTATACTTTTGAAGATGTGACAAGTCTGATTGAGCTGGATCTTTCTCATAATATGATTGAAAACCTGAATGACAAGCCATTCACTAATTTGACCAATTTAGAAATACTCAAACTAGACCACAACAGAATCAAGAACTTGCAAGGCGCCATGAATGAGTTGTTTAATCTTAAGCATTTGTATCTTAGATACAatgagttaaataatattgatctCGAATCCTTGAAAACTATTAACCACTTAAAGACATTCGATATATCTGTCAATCATTTGGAAGAATTGAACGATGCAATTTTCCTACGCCACTGGGAGCACTTCAatggttattttatatgtaaaattaatctatcAAAGAATAGATTAACTTACATACCGAACGCCATGATACTTGACGCTGGACACGAAACGCATACTAAGAAATCAGTTGCGACTGAACTTGATTTATCAGGCAACACTATCACCGACATTGATTTCAATGCCTTTCAATCTATAGAACACCTTATATCTTTGGACGTGTCAGACAATAAACTAATGACTTTTGACGTAAATCCTGAAAATTTGAGCAGtgttaaatatcttaatttgaGCTGTAATTTTCTTAGAACATTACAGTATAGGAGTTTTTCTTTGATGCGTAACTTAGAAAATTTGGATGTGTCGCACAATTTGTTAGAATACTTTCCAGATCAATCTCTTATCAACACTCACCAACTGAGACACATCAACGTGACTATGAATGATATAGTTGACCTCCACAATTTGAGAATAACATTTCATCCGGCTGGAGGGGTTTTGGATATGTCTAATAACAGTTTGTCCGTCCTAAGGATCCCAGTTAACGAAGCAGTGGGTTTGACTGAACTGATATTGAAATCAAACAACATAACTGATGCATATCTAATACAATTGAAGGATGCCCCAAATTTGGTACGTCTAGACATGAGTAGGAACATTATATCAGACTTAGACGAGTCTTCGTTACAGTTACCAGAGACATTGGTATATatagatttgaattttaatgaaattcaaaGAATTGGACCCTCATCATTTTATCGCGTGCCCAATCTAAAAACTTTAAGATTATCCCACAACcgaatacaaaatttacaatacgGTTCCTTCAGCGGTTTATCAAATCTTCTAAATTTAGATCTTTCACATAACCAAATCGGATATTTGGATTCAAAGTTGCTTATGGATCTGAAGTTCCTAACTATACTTTCATtgcgttataataatatgcacAGCCTTAATGATGACAGTTGGATACATCATAAACAGGAGCTGAAGATATATTTGGATGGTAATGATTTATCTTGTAATTGGTTGGCCAAGACTCTGAACAATTACAATAATGGTTACTCCAAAGTACAGCCTAAGGTACTCCAGCCTGTGGTTGAAGGTAATTCTATAGAGGGAATCCCATGCACACAGGAGGTGGAAAATACGGAAATTGATCAGAAATACGTTATAGATGAAAGACTATTGAAGGctgtccaaaaaatattagaagcgGTACAGAATCAAACattgtatttaaagaaaatcaatTGGTTATCAATTTTGCAAAACGCAAGAAACAACATGGCGTCAAATGCAAACGAACCgtga